One region of Oryza glaberrima chromosome 7, OglaRS2, whole genome shotgun sequence genomic DNA includes:
- the LOC127778837 gene encoding uncharacterized protein LOC127778837 produces the protein MDHGSYCADATAATVCHLHCEISSVEVTGLSCPGGGALIFLRCHVPAGGGRTIQIDSRGADVDGGGGARSIDASWRDVASLRCDGSPACVRELVDRRSVVFEVRRRRRRRRIRDMVLGPAMASELVGRAEVAWRDVVAAAAADDDDAAVVVERRVELAAGASAPAVMTMSVRMSVRVSETTAVPAAGLSVRPASSAAARRESINAGCEWSAGGEDDVFATAAACVAGDAFE, from the coding sequence ATGGATCATGGCAGCTACTGTGCCGATGCCACTGCGGCCACCGTTTGCCATCTCCATTGCGAGATCAGCTCTGTCGAGGTCACTGGTCTCAGCTGCCCCGGAGGCGGCGCGCTGATCTTCCTCCGGTGCCAcgtccccgccggcggcgggaggacgatCCAGATCGACAGCCgcggcgccgacgtcgacggtggtggtggtgcccggTCGATCGACGCGTCGTGGCGCGACGTGGCGTCGCTGAGGTGCGACGGCTCGCCGGCGTGCGTGCGGGAGCTCGTGGACCGGAGGAGCGTGGTGTtcgaggtgaggaggaggaggcggcggcggcggatcaggGATATGGTCCTGGGGCCCGCCATGGCGTCCGAGCTGGTGGGCCGCGCCGAGGTGGCGTGGAGggacgtggtcgccgccgccgccgccgacgacgacgacgcagcggtggtggtggagcggcGGGTCGAGCTCGCCGCGGgcgcctcggcgccggcggtgatGACGATGTCGGTGAGAATGAGCGTGCGCGTGtcggagacgacggcggtgccggccgccggcctTAGCGTTCGCCctgcgtcgtcggcggcggcgcgaagggaGAGCATCAACGCCGGGTGCGAGTGGAgcgccggcggggaggacgACGTGTTCGCCACGGCTGCTGCTTGCGTCGCCGGCGATGCGTTCGAGTAG